In Cellulosilyticum sp. I15G10I2, a genomic segment contains:
- a CDS encoding L,D-transpeptidase family protein → MEKETESPVEEGALNAVEKEGEKAVEGRKENIVEKGAEEYEENRGAQQVEERGENKVEAQAEKHEEKGGDNEVEVPIEDKVESLLDKQIATTAASETEELADHNEENAVEHPVEKAVKKPKRIYKMLIAGIISVSCTLIIFYLGMTVYFINHFYFGSEINGINVSGKSVEAVEELMMSDLQNYRLDLKERGGKSEQIKAGDVGLSYESDEAFNKLKEDQNPLRWIVACFDTKGFKMTAGMTYDEKLLRERIDRLYCFNSAQVVEPKNPSFQYVDNKYVIVDEIPGNKIDKALLYTHIEEGLLKKELTIDLEQINCYIAPQYHSKSQEILEVRDALNKYVSSKVTYTFGNSQEVLEGNEINKWLIVDENFCVTVDEKMVEAYINGLSEKYDAPGRIRNFAASSGAIVQIGGGDFLRPINKAEEIQKLISVIKEGQTLTTEPVYGQTILSYGNSDIGHTYVEIDLTNQHIWFYKNGMLIVSGDIVTGNVRAGHTTPKGVYSLKYKVKNAVLRGPGYAAPVNYWMPFNGGIGIHDANWRSVFGGNIYKTDGSHGCINCPNNIAKMIYDYIEPGTPVICY, encoded by the coding sequence ATGGAAAAGGAAACAGAAAGCCCAGTAGAAGAGGGCGCGTTAAATGCAGTAGAGAAGGAGGGAGAGAAGGCAGTAGAAGGGCGTAAAGAGAATATAGTAGAAAAGGGAGCAGAAGAATATGAAGAGAATAGGGGAGCCCAGCAAGTAGAAGAACGTGGGGAGAATAAGGTCGAGGCGCAGGCAGAAAAGCACGAAGAGAAGGGAGGGGACAACGAAGTAGAAGTGCCAATAGAAGATAAAGTAGAAAGTTTGTTAGATAAACAAATAGCGACCACAGCAGCAAGTGAAACAGAAGAATTAGCAGATCATAATGAAGAAAATGCAGTAGAGCATCCAGTAGAAAAAGCAGTCAAGAAACCAAAAAGGATTTATAAGATGCTTATTGCCGGCATAATCAGTGTTTCTTGTACTTTAATTATTTTTTATTTGGGAATGACAGTCTATTTTATCAATCACTTTTATTTTGGTTCTGAAATTAATGGGATTAATGTTTCGGGAAAATCGGTAGAAGCTGTGGAAGAGCTCATGATGTCTGACCTTCAGAATTATAGGTTAGATCTTAAAGAGCGAGGTGGAAAAAGTGAACAGATAAAAGCAGGTGACGTAGGTTTAAGCTATGAATCTGATGAAGCATTTAATAAACTTAAAGAGGATCAAAATCCTTTGAGATGGATTGTAGCATGTTTTGATACAAAAGGTTTTAAAATGACAGCAGGTATGACATATGATGAAAAACTACTTCGCGAACGAATAGATAGACTTTATTGTTTTAATAGCGCACAGGTAGTGGAACCTAAAAATCCGAGTTTTCAATATGTAGATAATAAGTATGTTATTGTAGATGAAATTCCTGGGAACAAGATAGATAAAGCGCTTCTATATACGCATATTGAAGAGGGTCTGCTTAAGAAAGAATTGACAATCGATTTAGAACAAATCAATTGTTATATAGCGCCACAGTATCATTCAAAATCACAAGAAATTCTAGAGGTGAGAGACGCACTTAATAAATATGTGTCTTCAAAAGTCACCTATACATTTGGCAATAGTCAAGAGGTTTTAGAGGGGAACGAAATTAATAAGTGGCTTATAGTTGATGAAAACTTTTGTGTTACGGTTGATGAAAAGATGGTAGAAGCATACATAAATGGACTTTCAGAAAAATATGATGCACCAGGAAGAATAAGAAATTTTGCCGCATCATCAGGAGCAATAGTACAAATCGGCGGCGGTGATTTTTTAAGGCCTATTAATAAGGCTGAAGAAATACAGAAATTGATCTCAGTAATAAAAGAAGGCCAAACGTTGACAACAGAGCCTGTATACGGTCAAACGATACTTTCTTATGGTAACAGTGATATTGGTCATACCTATGTAGAAATAGATTTGACTAATCAGCATATATGGTTTTATAAAAATGGTATGCTTATAGTCTCGGGAGATATTGTTACAGGTAATGTAAGGGCGGGCCATACAACACCTAAAGGTGTATACAGCTTAAAATATAAAGTTAAAAACGCTGTGCTAAGAGGGCCAGGGTATGCAGCACCTGTTAACTACTGGATGCCTTTTAATGGCGGCATCGGTATACATGATGCCAACTGGAGAAGTGTATTTGGCGGCAATATATACAAAACAGATGGCTCACACGGATGTATAAATTGTCCGAATAATATTGCAAAAATGATTTACGATTATATTGAACCAGGAACTCCCGTTATCTGTTATTAG
- a CDS encoding H-type small acid-soluble spore protein codes for MDKNRAKEIASCPTMMNVTCNGVPIYIENINEKSNTANIHALDQPERKEEVSLSSLVEH; via the coding sequence ATGGATAAAAACCGCGCAAAAGAAATCGCATCTTGCCCGACTATGATGAATGTAACCTGTAATGGCGTACCCATCTATATTGAAAATATAAATGAAAAAAGTAATACTGCTAATATCCATGCCCTTGATCAACCTGAAAGAAAAGAAGAAGTATCTTTATCAAGTTTAGTTGAACATTAA
- a CDS encoding fasciclin domain-containing protein yields the protein MKKKISIMITLLMMVSIIQGSLFANTNRMLKLGCAANSQGMKYAEKQNSTMSMDIVDIAAGDDRFETLVAALKAAELVDTLKGNGPFTVFAPTDDAFAKLPAGTLEELLKPENKDTLVNILTYHVVAGRVPAEEALKLDGKEITMVNGDKAKIEVKDGSVFINGAKVIVTDIMAKNGIIHAIDTVIMPPTNRMKSKKTN from the coding sequence ATGAAGAAGAAAATCAGTATTATGATAACCTTACTAATGATGGTATCAATCATTCAGGGTTCTTTATTTGCAAATACCAACAGGATGCTTAAGCTAGGGTGTGCTGCTAATTCACAAGGTATGAAGTATGCAGAGAAACAAAATTCAACGATGTCAATGGATATTGTTGATATTGCTGCAGGTGATGATAGATTTGAAACTTTAGTAGCTGCGTTAAAGGCTGCGGAGTTAGTTGATACACTTAAAGGGAATGGTCCTTTTACTGTATTTGCGCCTACAGACGATGCATTTGCCAAACTACCAGCAGGCACACTAGAGGAACTTCTAAAACCTGAAAACAAGGATACACTTGTAAATATTCTAACTTATCATGTTGTTGCAGGTAGGGTTCCTGCAGAAGAAGCTCTTAAATTAGATGGTAAAGAGATAACTATGGTAAATGGGGATAAGGCTAAAATAGAAGTTAAGGATGGTTCAGTATTTATTAATGGTGCTAAAGTTATAGTCACTGACATTATGGCGAAAAATGGAATAATCCATGCGATTGATACTGTAATCATGCCACCAACAAATAGAATGAAGTCTAAAAAGACGAATTAG
- a CDS encoding AAA family ATPase — protein sequence MLELSRFGIEEGRLNWEALLSTFKEVKSLKKIPQDTIHHGEGNVLIHTQMMCEALLKLEEFKSLGLEDKKIVFFAAFFHDLGKGITTKEEGGRIVSPKHALKGEVLVRELIYKKWGKAFNFKERETICKLIRYHGLPLFFWNKPQPEKYIIEASQMVKLSDLVLIAEADCRGRVCGDLDKLLDAIELFKNTAKEQECLNKPKAFSNGLSRFEYFNKKERALEYTAYEKENFKVMLLSGLPAAGKDTWIKTHGEGLEVITLDEIRTSLKIAPTDEQGKVAQYAKEQAKAYLREKKSFIWNATNTTKEMRARLVKLFMSYEANVEIIYIETPYEVLLKRSGKRERNVPRKVIDKLLKNLEIPSPIEAPKVSYYIE from the coding sequence ATGCTGGAGCTAAGTAGATTTGGAATAGAAGAAGGACGTCTTAACTGGGAGGCGTTATTAAGTACTTTTAAAGAAGTAAAGTCCCTTAAAAAAATACCACAAGATACAATACATCATGGTGAAGGAAATGTACTTATACACACTCAAATGATGTGTGAGGCCCTGCTGAAATTAGAGGAATTTAAAAGTCTGGGGCTTGAAGATAAAAAGATAGTCTTTTTTGCAGCGTTTTTCCATGATTTAGGAAAAGGCATTACAACCAAAGAGGAAGGTGGACGCATAGTCTCACCTAAACATGCCTTAAAAGGAGAAGTATTAGTTAGAGAACTTATTTATAAAAAGTGGGGAAAGGCTTTTAATTTCAAAGAAAGAGAAACGATCTGTAAACTTATAAGATATCATGGCTTACCTTTATTCTTTTGGAATAAACCACAGCCAGAAAAGTATATTATAGAAGCAAGTCAAATGGTAAAGTTAAGTGATCTTGTGCTTATTGCAGAAGCAGACTGTAGAGGACGCGTCTGTGGAGATTTGGATAAATTATTAGATGCCATTGAGCTTTTTAAAAATACAGCCAAGGAACAAGAGTGCTTAAATAAACCAAAAGCTTTCTCAAATGGACTTAGTCGCTTTGAGTATTTTAACAAAAAAGAAAGGGCATTAGAGTATACCGCTTATGAAAAAGAAAACTTCAAGGTTATGTTACTCTCAGGACTACCAGCAGCAGGAAAAGATACATGGATCAAGACCCATGGAGAGGGCTTAGAAGTGATTACTTTAGATGAAATTAGAACAAGCTTAAAAATAGCCCCTACAGATGAACAAGGAAAAGTTGCACAATATGCTAAAGAGCAAGCAAAAGCATATCTAAGAGAAAAGAAGTCCTTTATATGGAATGCAACGAATACAACAAAAGAAATGCGAGCAAGACTCGTTAAGCTGTTTATGAGCTATGAAGCGAATGTAGAAATCATCTATATAGAAACGCCTTATGAAGTGCTTCTTAAAAGAAGTGGCAAAAGAGAGCGTAATGTACCACGGAAGGTGATTGATAAGCTTTTGAAAAACTTAGAAATACCAAGTCCTATAGAAGCACCGAAAGTAAGCTATTATATAGAATGA
- a CDS encoding TfoX/Sxy family protein produces the protein MGELSKLPNIGKNVEEQLNSVGIKTLNELIEIGSKQAWLKIRAVDDSACINRLCALEGAIQGVRWHNLSEEIKSDLREFYYAFK, from the coding sequence ATGGGAGAATTATCAAAACTACCTAATATTGGTAAGAATGTTGAAGAACAGCTAAACTCAGTTGGTATCAAAACACTTAATGAATTAATAGAAATTGGAAGTAAACAGGCTTGGCTTAAAATTAGAGCAGTTGATGATTCAGCTTGTATTAACCGATTATGTGCTTTGGAAGGAGCAATCCAAGGCGTGAGATGGCATAATCTATCAGAGGAAATTAAAAGTGATTTAAGGGAATTTTATTATGCATTTAAGTAG
- a CDS encoding beta-propeller domain-containing protein → MKGDRGMYANKQKIKRIFRIGLLIGVLAAAQVLWGGIVQASDLVEAYQLTKIKSYEELVKVLKENHVITKDSRYLYRYNTEDVSSLPSTSSTESKSAEGSLDAISYSATNIQVERVDEADTLKNDSRFIYQKIGNDKIAIVDTKQQLKTVSIIEAKKESNIAFDTMFLDNNTLIVVGKRQQIKKVFPIEPTITNVMKNTYYRDTYKSFSTLQVYDLSDKRAPKLIREIEAEGNLIAVRKIDQTVYMLTNKVNNHVLEDNFIEEDILPLYKDSLVSDAVKTIVPENIWYQPWKRAQGFTLITALQLDEKIPVEVQGVLGATDEIYMNEKALYLTSSSYSYSSSTTTIISKYNIDKQKVTYAVSGHVKGSLLNQFSMDEYNGNFRIAVTDYFTNTSAVYVLNNQLKTLGQLENLAPGERIYSVRFTGEKGYVVTFKQVDPLFVIDLSNAKAPQVLGELKVPGFSQYLHPITDELMVGIGRSTADIIRRDENGKEIVTGVIAAGIKLSLFDVKDPTCPKEINHIILGTNGSYTGAAENHKMVTVHNEKQLLAIPVFIHYNQADNIKDFEGAYVFGIKNGKLVGTAKLGKIGSPYSYYNSTDRVCYIGDKLYFLYDNKINEYEIDTFSRIQTVSLN, encoded by the coding sequence ATGAAAGGAGATAGAGGCATGTATGCGAACAAGCAAAAAATTAAAAGGATATTTAGAATAGGACTTTTGATAGGCGTTTTAGCAGCAGCTCAGGTTCTTTGGGGCGGTATCGTACAAGCTAGTGACCTAGTAGAGGCATATCAGCTTACAAAAATAAAATCCTATGAGGAACTGGTTAAAGTGTTAAAAGAAAATCATGTGATTACAAAAGACAGTCGTTATCTTTACAGGTATAATACAGAAGATGTTTCAAGCCTTCCTTCAACTAGCAGCACAGAATCTAAGTCAGCTGAAGGGTCTTTAGATGCAATAAGCTACTCTGCAACAAACATACAGGTAGAGAGGGTAGACGAAGCTGATACCCTTAAAAATGATAGCCGCTTTATCTATCAAAAGATTGGAAATGACAAGATAGCCATTGTAGATACCAAGCAACAGCTTAAAACAGTCAGTATTATAGAAGCAAAAAAAGAAAGCAACATAGCCTTTGATACGATGTTTTTAGATAATAATACACTTATCGTTGTAGGGAAAAGACAGCAAATAAAAAAAGTTTTTCCTATAGAACCAACAATAACAAATGTGATGAAGAATACATATTATAGGGATACTTATAAGTCTTTTAGTACGCTTCAAGTATATGATTTAAGTGATAAGAGAGCACCTAAACTCATCCGAGAGATAGAAGCAGAGGGAAATTTAATCGCAGTAAGAAAAATAGATCAGACTGTTTATATGCTTACAAATAAGGTGAATAACCATGTATTAGAGGACAACTTTATTGAAGAAGATATTTTACCGCTTTATAAAGATAGTTTAGTAAGTGATGCTGTAAAAACGATTGTTCCAGAAAACATATGGTATCAACCTTGGAAAAGGGCTCAGGGGTTTACACTTATTACAGCGCTTCAACTTGATGAGAAGATACCTGTAGAAGTACAAGGGGTGCTAGGTGCAACAGATGAAATCTATATGAATGAAAAAGCACTATACCTTACAAGCAGCAGCTATTCTTATAGTAGCAGTACAACGACTATTATCAGTAAATATAATATAGATAAACAGAAAGTGACCTATGCTGTATCGGGACATGTAAAAGGTAGTTTGCTCAATCAATTTTCTATGGATGAGTATAATGGGAACTTTAGAATAGCAGTCACAGATTATTTTACCAATACAAGTGCTGTTTATGTTTTAAACAATCAGTTAAAAACATTAGGTCAACTTGAGAATCTAGCACCTGGTGAAAGAATTTATAGTGTAAGGTTTACAGGTGAGAAAGGATATGTGGTAACCTTTAAGCAAGTAGATCCCCTCTTTGTCATCGACCTAAGTAATGCGAAAGCGCCTCAAGTACTCGGGGAATTGAAAGTGCCTGGGTTTAGCCAATATCTGCATCCGATCACAGATGAGCTGATGGTGGGGATAGGCAGAAGTACTGCTGATATTATCAGAAGAGATGAAAACGGCAAGGAAATAGTGACGGGTGTAATAGCAGCAGGGATAAAACTATCACTTTTTGATGTAAAAGATCCAACCTGTCCAAAAGAAATCAATCATATTATTCTCGGGACAAACGGCAGTTATACTGGCGCTGCAGAAAATCACAAAATGGTTACAGTTCATAATGAAAAACAGCTATTAGCTATTCCAGTTTTTATTCACTATAATCAAGCAGACAATATAAAGGATTTTGAAGGCGCCTATGTATTTGGTATAAAAAACGGTAAACTTGTAGGAACTGCAAAGCTAGGCAAGATCGGAAGTCCCTATAGCTATTATAATAGTACAGATCGTGTATGCTATATAGGTGACAAACTTTACTTTTTGTATGATAATAAAATTAATGAATATGAGATCGATACGTTCTCAAGAATTCAGACGGTGTCACTTAACTAA
- a CDS encoding RNA ligase family protein, producing the protein MHSELIKYPRTKHITGSMLQTGDNNLKAVPFKQIMGKYVVLEEKIDGANSGISFSQSGQLLLQSRGHFLTGGHREKHFHLFKTWSSRYSEELYKLLGSRYIMYGEWMYAKHTIFYDQLPHYFMEFDMYDKQEKLFLSTKERGKMLQSYPFIHSVKVLYEGKIEKIDTIRNLIGASYFISEKSIKRLKKACEKQELDFIKVQSETDLSGIMEGIYIKVEDLYKVSERYKYVRESFKTQIVDSETHWLDRPIIENQLENPGSLFE; encoded by the coding sequence ATGCATAGTGAGTTAATAAAATACCCAAGGACAAAACATATTACAGGCTCAATGCTCCAAACAGGAGATAATAACTTAAAGGCAGTGCCTTTTAAACAAATTATGGGTAAGTACGTAGTTTTGGAAGAGAAAATAGATGGAGCCAATAGTGGGATAAGCTTTTCTCAGTCCGGGCAGTTATTACTGCAAAGCAGAGGTCATTTTCTAACAGGGGGACACAGAGAAAAACATTTTCATTTATTTAAGACTTGGTCAAGCAGGTATTCGGAAGAGCTCTATAAGTTATTAGGCAGCAGATATATTATGTATGGAGAATGGATGTATGCGAAACACACGATATTTTATGACCAACTACCCCATTATTTTATGGAATTTGATATGTATGATAAACAAGAAAAGCTCTTTTTAAGTACTAAGGAAAGAGGAAAAATGTTACAGAGCTATCCTTTTATTCATAGTGTAAAGGTATTATATGAAGGCAAAATAGAAAAGATAGATACGATAAGAAATCTTATAGGTGCATCTTACTTTATATCTGAGAAAAGCATCAAGCGCTTAAAAAAGGCTTGTGAAAAACAAGAATTGGATTTTATAAAAGTACAAAGTGAGACGGATTTATCGGGCATTATGGAAGGGATATATATTAAAGTTGAAGACCTATATAAAGTAAGTGAACGTTATAAGTATGTCCGGGAAAGTTTTAAAACGCAGATAGTTGATTCTGAGACACACTGGCTGGATCGGCCAATTATTGAAAATCAACTAGAGAATCCTGGCAGTCTATTTGAATAG